The nucleotide sequence AGGGCTCAGGCTCTGGTTCCCACCGGCTGGCACAGGGCGGAGACGATCTGGACCCCAAGTACGTGCTGAGCAGCCGGGTGCGCACAGGCCGGAGCATCAAGGGCTACACgctgcccccccactgcagccgCGGGGAGCGCCGGGCCATCGAGAAGCTCTCCATCACAGGtagggggctgggccgggcgccGAGGGTGGAGGAgccgtggggctgggccgggcgcCAAGGGCGGAGGAGCCAGGGGGccggggagtggggctgggccgggcgcTGAGGGCGGAGGagccgtggggctgggcctggcggTGAGGGCGGAGGAGCCGtggggccagggagtggggctgggcttggCGCTGAGGAGCCGTGGGGccggggagtggggctgggcttggCGCTGAGCTCTGCTCTGCGGCCCCCAGCCCTGAACAGCCTGACCGGGGAGTTCAAGGGCAAGTACTACCCCCTGAAGGACATGAGcgaccaggagcagcagcagctgatcgACGACCACTTCCTGTTCGACAAGCCGGTCtcgcccctgctgctggcctcggGCATGGCTCGCGACTGGCCGGACGCCAGGGGCATTTGGTGAGCACTGCACTGGAGCACGTGTGGGGCCGGGACACTGGCATCCATCCCGGCTCTGGGAGAGGCCTGGGgaccagtggttagagcagcgggctgggagccaggactctgctccgtcccagccctgggaggggtcaCCCAACGGGGTTAGATCGTCCTGCTCCAGGTGGTGCCGCATGCTCCTTCCTTTATCCCAGGCCCTAAGGCAGCATGAGGGGATGGGGGTCTGCCAGCAAACAGGCCCTGTGCCCCTGGCGGGGAGGACAACCTGTAGCCCtacccagcccaggagctggccctgcagcccagtgGGCCCAAAACAGAGCAGCGGAGTCTGGCCCTGGGTAGGCTGGCTGGGTACCGGGCTGggtggaggggccaggctgggccatgCCATGCAGGACGCAGGCTGGGCCAGTGCCCTCACACCccctatgctgcaggcacaacgACAACAAGACCTTCCTGGTGTGGGTGAACGAGGAGGACCATCTGCGCGTCATCTCCATGGAGAAAGGTGGCAACATGAAGGAAGTGTTCCGGCGCTTCTGCGTTGGGCTGAACAAGGTGAGCGCCTGGAGCTGGGTGGGAACACAGGCggccctctgcctccagccctgacACCCGGCTCCCTCCCCGAGCCGGGGAAGTAGCCCACGAGCCCCAGATGGCAGACTCCgttctgctctaaccactgaaccccactgccctccccggcactgggctgtgaggggggggTGAAGTTGCAGGTGTCCAGGGCAGCTCCCAACATGCAGCTGAGGTGCTGCCCTCTGCgggcacagccccccacaccccttggTAGAGATGCCCCCCACCCTGGGACCTCAAGATTGCTTCTCCCCCCCGCACCTCTGGtgccagctggcaggggcatcccCGGCCCCGGCAGGGGGACTTTGGGCCTGGTTGGGAGGTGGGTGCTGGGCTGacaggctccccctgcccctacCCCGGCAGATTGAGGAGATTTTCAAGAAGGCCGGCCACCCCTTCATGTGGAACGAGCACCTGGGTTACGTGTTGACCTGCCCCTCCAACCTGGGCACCGGCCTGCGGGGCGGCGTCCATGTCAAGCTCCCCCACCTCAGCAAGCACCCCAAGTTCGAGGAGATCCTCAAGAGGCTGCGGCTGCAGAAGCGTGGCACAGGTATGGGGGGGCTTGGGGGGTACAGGCTGGTGGGGGACAAGGGGCCtgggtgggcgtggggggcaggcaacccaggctggcaggggccaCAAGTGGGTGGGGGTAGCACTAGGGTCacgggtgttgggggagggccgagcagccacagccctgccccagtgggGCCTTTGGGTGACTGAGGTGTGACCCCCACCTCTGGGCACTCAGGCCAGGGCTCACCAGCTCTGTGGGCAGAGAGGCTTGGGGCTGACTGAGCCCTGGGGTGCCACTGACTGGAGCAGGGCCTGCGCCAGGGGGGCCGTGGatgccagctggagctgtggtggAGCAGAGGGATGCAGGGGGGAGCTGTGCTGGCCCACGCTTGAACAAGGGGCAGGCCCAGGGAGCAGTCTGGCTGAGCCCCCCGGCACTGTGCCCCCAGGCGGCGTGGACACCGAGGCTGTGGGTGCCGTATATGACATCTCCAACGCCGACCGGCTGGGCTTCTCCGAGGTGGAGCAGGTGCAGATGGTGGTGGACGGCGTCAAGCTGATGGTGGAGATGGAGAAGAAGCTGGAGAAGGGCCAGGCCATCGACGACATGGTCCCAGCCCAGAAGTAGACCTGCTCTCGCCAGCGGGCACGGGTGACCTAATAAAGCACTGATGGCTGCCTGACCGCCTGAGCTGTGcgcatggggcggggggcagggcccacAATCCCTGCCCCGGTggtgggcagcacagccctggggtgcCCCAAGAAGGGG is from Carettochelys insculpta isolate YL-2023 chromosome 22, ASM3395843v1, whole genome shotgun sequence and encodes:
- the CKM gene encoding creatine kinase M-type, with the protein product MPFGNTHNKYKLNFSAEEEFPDLTKHNNHMAKALTLDIYKKLRDKETPSGFTLDDIIQTGVDNPGHPFIMTVGCVAGDEESYEVFKDLFDPVIQDRHGGYKPTDKHKTDLNHENLKGGDDLDPKYVLSSRVRTGRSIKGYTLPPHCSRGERRAIEKLSITALNSLTGEFKGKYYPLKDMSDQEQQQLIDDHFLFDKPVSPLLLASGMARDWPDARGIWHNDNKTFLVWVNEEDHLRVISMEKGGNMKEVFRRFCVGLNKIEEIFKKAGHPFMWNEHLGYVLTCPSNLGTGLRGGVHVKLPHLSKHPKFEEILKRLRLQKRGTGGVDTEAVGAVYDISNADRLGFSEVEQVQMVVDGVKLMVEMEKKLEKGQAIDDMVPAQK